A single region of the Calditrichota bacterium genome encodes:
- a CDS encoding biotin/lipoyl-binding protein, whose product MKYFVTIEDKEYEFDLNGNHDRPTLILENQPIPVDFKKIGDSSVYSLLLDGQSYEVWVQPQNGTFQIGIEGASYLAKVEDERKRLLKQLTHSDAKAEGVVPIHAPMPGLVVRISVEKGTSVEKGQGLMVIEAMKMENEIKAPVAGVIQSIGVKQGEAIDKNALLLEIRAD is encoded by the coding sequence ATGAAATATTTTGTGACTATTGAAGATAAGGAATATGAATTCGATCTAAACGGCAACCATGACCGTCCAACGCTGATTTTGGAAAACCAGCCCATCCCGGTCGATTTTAAGAAGATTGGTGACTCGTCGGTTTATTCCCTTCTTTTGGACGGTCAAAGCTACGAGGTTTGGGTCCAGCCGCAAAATGGAACATTTCAAATCGGAATTGAAGGGGCGTCCTACCTGGCAAAAGTCGAGGATGAAAGGAAACGGCTTCTCAAACAATTGACACACAGCGATGCAAAAGCGGAAGGAGTTGTTCCGATCCATGCTCCCATGCCGGGGCTTGTGGTTCGGATTTCGGTAGAAAAAGGGACCTCTGTTGAAAAAGGGCAGGGGCTCATGGTCATTGAGGCCATGAAAATGGAGAATGAAATCAAGGCGCCGGTTGCAGGGGTGATCCAATCAATTGGGGTGAAACAGGGCGAGGCTATCGATAAGAATGCCTTGCTTCTGGAAATTCGTGCAGACTGA
- a CDS encoding zinc ribbon domain-containing protein, which translates to MPIYEYRCLDCGKRTNFLFLKRDEKRELKCRWCGSSRMERVISRFATLQSEEDRLEKLSDPSAWSGLDENDPKSIAKFMKKMGSELGEEMDKEELDQMIDEAEREAYEMKKGGTGGSEEDVV; encoded by the coding sequence ATGCCAATTTACGAATACCGGTGTTTGGATTGCGGGAAGCGCACCAACTTCCTGTTCTTAAAGCGGGATGAAAAGCGGGAATTGAAATGTCGCTGGTGCGGCAGCAGCCGAATGGAGCGGGTAATTTCCCGATTTGCAACCCTTCAGTCGGAGGAGGACCGGCTTGAAAAATTGTCCGATCCGAGTGCCTGGAGCGGCCTGGATGAAAACGATCCGAAATCCATCGCAAAATTTATGAAAAAAATGGGAAGCGAACTGGGCGAGGAAATGGACAAAGAAGAACTGGATCAGATGATTGACGAAGCGGAGCGGGAAGCCTACGAGATGAAAAAGGGCGGAACCGGCGGCAGTGAAGAGGATGTGGTTTGA
- the accC gene encoding acetyl-CoA carboxylase biotin carboxylase subunit, translating into MPWRHSRKKATCKWFFRNVNKRGNECSGPFVEPKKGDAVIRKVLIANRGEIAVRVIRACREMGIRTVAVFSEADRLSLHARMADEAYPVGKAPSTESYLVGDRLIATAKKAGADAVHPGYGFLAENADFAEAVEKAGLIWIGPPPEAIRLMGDKTMARQRMKAAGVPTVPGTLEPISNESDALAKAEEIGFPVLLKAAAGGGGKGMRVVSRKEDFDSALRTAQSEARSAFGDDRVYIEKYLENPRHIEFQILADKFGHVIHLGERECSIQRRHQKVVEESPSVLLTPEMRAKMGEAAVKAAQACGYQNAGTIEFLVDKHLNYYFLEMNTRLQVEHPVTEETTGIDLVKEQLKIASGIPLSYSQEEIRQHGHAIEVRIYAEDPANNFMPSAGKIQFLRPPSGPGIREDSGVYEGVEVSLFYDPILSKLIVWGKDRNEAIARMVRALKEYRIYGIQTTIPFGVMVMQNKKFQDGNFDTGFVEKEFREGKFESADHSKIAAIAALLVSQEKVPSKVSVSQNHRPCESPWKVAGRTQNMR; encoded by the coding sequence ATGCCCTGGCGTCATTCGAGGAAGAAAGCGACCTGTAAATGGTTTTTCCGGAATGTGAACAAGCGGGGCAATGAATGCAGTGGCCCGTTTGTTGAACCGAAAAAAGGAGATGCTGTGATTCGCAAGGTTTTAATTGCCAACAGGGGTGAAATTGCGGTGCGTGTGATTCGTGCGTGCCGGGAAATGGGGATCCGAACGGTGGCTGTTTTTTCGGAGGCAGATCGACTGAGTCTGCACGCACGAATGGCGGATGAGGCCTACCCCGTTGGAAAAGCACCATCCACCGAAAGTTATCTGGTCGGAGACCGCCTGATTGCAACGGCCAAAAAAGCGGGCGCCGATGCCGTTCACCCCGGGTACGGATTTCTGGCGGAGAACGCGGATTTTGCCGAAGCCGTGGAAAAAGCCGGGTTGATCTGGATTGGCCCTCCGCCCGAGGCAATTCGTCTGATGGGCGACAAAACCATGGCCCGCCAGCGAATGAAGGCGGCGGGTGTTCCCACGGTGCCCGGCACGCTTGAGCCCATCTCAAATGAATCGGATGCGTTGGCCAAGGCCGAAGAGATTGGATTCCCTGTTCTGCTGAAAGCAGCTGCAGGAGGCGGCGGGAAAGGCATGCGGGTCGTATCCCGGAAAGAGGATTTCGATTCGGCGCTCCGTACAGCCCAATCCGAGGCCCGGTCCGCATTTGGCGATGACCGGGTGTACATCGAAAAATATCTGGAAAATCCCCGGCACATTGAGTTTCAAATTCTGGCCGACAAGTTCGGACACGTCATTCATCTGGGCGAGCGGGAATGTTCCATTCAACGAAGGCATCAAAAAGTGGTGGAAGAATCGCCTTCCGTGCTGCTAACCCCCGAAATGCGTGCGAAAATGGGGGAGGCGGCCGTTAAAGCCGCACAGGCCTGCGGTTACCAGAATGCCGGTACCATTGAATTCTTGGTGGACAAACACCTCAATTACTATTTTTTAGAAATGAACACGCGCCTCCAGGTAGAGCACCCGGTAACCGAAGAAACAACGGGAATCGATCTGGTGAAAGAGCAGTTAAAAATCGCTTCCGGAATTCCTTTGAGCTACTCGCAGGAAGAAATCCGGCAGCACGGACACGCCATCGAGGTGCGGATTTACGCCGAAGATCCGGCCAACAACTTTATGCCGTCGGCGGGGAAAATTCAATTTCTTCGTCCACCCAGCGGTCCGGGGATTCGAGAGGACAGCGGCGTTTACGAGGGAGTTGAAGTATCCCTTTTTTACGATCCGATTCTCTCCAAACTCATTGTCTGGGGAAAAGATCGAAACGAAGCCATTGCCCGAATGGTTCGTGCGCTAAAAGAATATCGAATCTACGGCATTCAGACAACGATCCCCTTTGGCGTTATGGTCATGCAAAATAAAAAATTTCAGGATGGAAATTTTGATACGGGGTTTGTGGAAAAGGAATTCCGGGAGGGAAAATTCGAATCGGCGGACCATTCGAAGATTGCAGCAATTGCCGCCTTACTGGTCTCTCAGGAGAAAGTGCCGTCAAAGGTGTCTGTTTCTCAAAATCACCGTCCCTGTGAAAGTCCCTGGAAAGTGGCGGGTCGTACGCAGAACATGAGGTGA
- a CDS encoding STAS domain-containing protein translates to MELKTRRIGKVTVCTPDQPKLDASNASDLKKEFLRIFVEESPKVVLDLKDVSSLDSTGLGAILFGLRNSKNYGGQIKLVNPQPKVQKLIDIAQLGRVLEIFSSVEDALASFEEESDL, encoded by the coding sequence ATGGAATTAAAAACACGGCGAATAGGAAAGGTGACGGTGTGCACTCCCGATCAACCCAAATTGGATGCCTCAAATGCGTCCGATTTGAAAAAGGAATTTCTCCGCATTTTTGTTGAGGAATCCCCGAAGGTTGTTCTGGATTTGAAAGATGTTTCTTCTCTGGACAGTACCGGTTTGGGGGCTATTTTGTTTGGATTACGGAATTCAAAAAACTACGGGGGGCAAATCAAATTGGTGAATCCTCAGCCAAAGGTGCAAAAATTGATCGACATTGCCCAATTGGGGCGCGTTCTGGAAATCTTCTCTTCGGTAGAGGATGCCCTGGCGTCATTCGAGGAAGAAAGCGACCTGTAA